The following proteins are encoded in a genomic region of Chlamydiales bacterium STE3:
- a CDS encoding CHAP domain protein (Product derived from UniProtKB/Trembl:F7PW03), producing MEQVSRTHLLCEIARKEGELHFSESFNKAGPQIEKYLKVFRKTLYEISQHPSFMDLNHGYDWCCAFVYYCCQQAGYEIPIRASENPHHTLAAVGTWVKYAQSQNIWYERQDSNFLPRAGDLIIFDKIISEELMDHIGILIDYNHGKKICETAEGNINQSTGIFKRSVNEKIKGYIRLPD from the coding sequence ATGGAACAGGTCAGCCGCACCCACTTATTATGTGAAATTGCTCGAAAAGAGGGAGAACTTCATTTCTCTGAATCATTTAATAAGGCAGGTCCACAAATTGAAAAGTACTTAAAAGTCTTTCGCAAAACTCTATATGAAATTTCGCAACATCCCTCTTTTATGGATCTTAATCATGGTTATGATTGGTGTTGTGCCTTTGTTTATTACTGCTGTCAACAGGCGGGCTATGAAATTCCAATACGGGCAAGCGAAAATCCACATCACACCCTAGCTGCCGTTGGAACGTGGGTAAAGTATGCTCAGAGCCAAAACATTTGGTATGAGAGGCAGGATTCTAATTTCCTACCTAGGGCCGGTGATCTTATTATTTTTGATAAAATCATTTCGGAAGAATTAATGGATCATATAGGCATACTCATAGACTATAATCACGGTAAAAAAATTTGTGAGACAGCGGAAGGTAATATAAATCAATCTACTGGCATATTTAAGCGTTCGGTTAACGAAAAAATAAAAGGATATATACGCCTACCTGATTAG
- a CDS encoding putative exopolyphosphatase (Product derived from UniProtKB/Trembl:Q6MA81;Gene name derived from UniProtKB/Trembl:Q6MA81), with protein sequence MKSFYLVILLMVFAFTQVNAAVERRAAIDIGSGGTKVAIADIDTETNQIVQIILDTSFPVPYQASLDKSADGTFDEETKELGLKTFKEIKEIADQYQVQKIVAIATSAFRKANNSRGFVSEIEKQTKICIQIIPQREEGEIAFFSALASVEFNPEEAVVWDIGTGSLQITTANISEGLTVYMGEQMGSVAFKNYIVDAIQENEIEDTISPNPMSEGDLKAADSYARAFARKAYPIIKQKIQGQGTVIGIGRLFYHSIRPLASEGDVITRRGLRNFIENSLNKTDEELNNPFAHVDVSNCILTLAIMKALHIQEIRPIETTTTRGLLVSPSYWMEEK encoded by the coding sequence ATGAAAAGTTTTTATTTAGTTATATTGTTGATGGTTTTTGCTTTCACTCAAGTTAATGCAGCCGTTGAACGGCGAGCAGCTATTGATATTGGCTCTGGCGGGACAAAAGTGGCAATTGCAGACATTGATACAGAAACAAATCAAATTGTTCAGATTATTCTAGATACCTCATTTCCTGTTCCTTATCAAGCTTCTCTTGATAAATCTGCGGATGGTACTTTTGATGAAGAAACAAAAGAGCTCGGATTGAAGACTTTTAAAGAAATTAAGGAAATAGCAGATCAATACCAAGTTCAGAAGATTGTAGCCATTGCGACATCAGCATTTCGTAAAGCCAATAATAGCAGAGGATTTGTTTCAGAAATCGAAAAGCAAACAAAGATTTGTATTCAGATCATTCCACAGAGAGAGGAGGGCGAAATTGCTTTTTTTAGTGCTTTGGCCTCAGTTGAATTTAACCCTGAAGAAGCTGTTGTTTGGGATATTGGCACAGGAAGCCTTCAAATTACAACTGCAAATATCAGCGAGGGCTTAACGGTTTACATGGGAGAGCAAATGGGGTCGGTTGCATTCAAAAACTACATTGTTGATGCAATACAGGAAAATGAAATAGAGGACACCATTTCACCCAATCCAATGAGTGAGGGAGACCTTAAAGCAGCTGATAGCTATGCCCGGGCTTTTGCTCGAAAAGCTTATCCGATTATTAAGCAGAAAATTCAAGGTCAGGGTACTGTTATCGGGATCGGACGCCTCTTTTACCATAGTATTCGCCCTCTTGCCTCTGAAGGTGACGTCATTACTCGAAGGGGATTACGAAACTTTATTGAGAATTCTTTAAATAAAACCGATGAAGAACTCAATAATCCATTTGCCCATGTAGATGTCTCAAACTGCATTTTGACATTAGCTATCATGAAGGCACTCCATATACAAGAAATTCGGCCTATTGAAACGACAACCACAAGAGGCCTTCTAGTGTCCCCCTCCTATTGGATGGAGGAGAAGTGA
- a CDS encoding Uncharacterized protein (Product derived from UniProtKB/Trembl:F8KWY7), which translates to MKQSSIPYKALCTEYYELDKPNAPEDALQWYLGYAKEANGPILEPMCGTGRFLIPLLEHGYPITGFDYSPHMLEVCQKKCKDLNLTFSLVEATFETFSLPGLFNLIFIPSSSFCLLTNPKQAIQALKFISNRLNSKGKFVFEIETLKAAGKSPGVWKGRWVDRADGSKIVINTLSHFNAISRIETVLCRYELWKNNHLAQTEVEDFRLKLYEPSEIEKLLDQQGLRIIGKWQAEPYVKMKPRGSATTILYECIKD; encoded by the coding sequence ATGAAACAATCATCTATACCTTACAAAGCTTTATGTACTGAATACTATGAGTTAGATAAGCCAAATGCGCCAGAAGATGCGTTGCAATGGTATTTAGGTTATGCTAAAGAAGCCAACGGACCCATACTTGAGCCCATGTGCGGGACTGGCCGTTTTTTAATTCCTCTCTTGGAACACGGATACCCTATCACCGGTTTTGACTATTCTCCTCATATGCTAGAAGTATGTCAGAAAAAATGTAAAGATCTTAACTTAACGTTCTCTCTAGTAGAAGCTACCTTTGAAACCTTTTCTTTACCAGGATTGTTTAATTTAATTTTTATTCCAAGTAGCTCTTTTTGTTTATTAACCAATCCTAAACAAGCTATTCAAGCACTTAAATTCATTTCAAATCGATTAAATTCTAAAGGGAAATTTGTTTTTGAAATTGAAACTTTGAAAGCTGCTGGCAAATCCCCTGGAGTTTGGAAAGGGAGATGGGTGGATAGAGCAGATGGTTCAAAAATTGTCATCAATACGCTTTCCCATTTTAATGCGATTTCGAGGATTGAAACCGTACTATGTCGCTATGAGCTCTGGAAGAATAATCATCTTGCCCAAACTGAAGTCGAAGATTTTCGACTAAAGCTATATGAACCTTCAGAAATAGAAAAATTATTGGACCAACAAGGCTTAAGGATAATTGGTAAATGGCAAGCAGAGCCTTATGTTAAAATGAAACCAAGAGGTTCTGCAACGACCATTTTGTATGAATGTATCAAGGATTAA
- a CDS encoding Uncharacterized protein (Product derived from UniProtKB/Trembl:F8KYK4): protein MSLNLYTPTPRSQPVKKGDLDAKHYKENSHLQYSLAQDPLKDYLFQVDETILDIGCGDGKITAQMAEKVPKGQVIGIDKSRSMIGLAKLSYPEKVYPNLKFEIEDIKHLTVCHSFDLITSFSCLHWIENQVIALEKIKQLLNPLGKAIILTFPRCPTFWDPIEFVADGAKWRNYFANNSRPYHFLNEEDYKKIVKELGLKIVNIETSSHVAKFKGKKGFEDYVRGWLPFLIDLPKSLHEEFLEEIGNKSLEFVPLDREGYVNHPYQKILLILEHG from the coding sequence ATGAGTTTAAATTTATATACCCCTACGCCTCGTTCTCAGCCAGTAAAGAAAGGAGATTTAGATGCGAAACATTACAAAGAAAATTCTCATCTTCAATACTCTTTAGCACAAGATCCACTTAAAGATTATTTGTTTCAAGTGGATGAAACCATTCTAGATATAGGCTGCGGGGATGGCAAAATTACAGCACAAATGGCAGAAAAAGTCCCAAAAGGACAAGTAATAGGCATTGATAAATCTCGTTCGATGATTGGGTTAGCCAAACTCTCTTATCCGGAAAAGGTTTATCCAAACTTAAAATTTGAAATAGAAGACATTAAGCATCTAACGGTTTGTCATTCTTTTGATCTTATAACATCATTCAGCTGCTTACATTGGATTGAGAATCAAGTCATAGCTCTAGAAAAAATTAAACAACTACTTAATCCTTTAGGAAAGGCCATCATTTTAACTTTTCCAAGATGTCCTACTTTTTGGGATCCTATTGAATTTGTTGCAGATGGAGCAAAATGGCGAAATTATTTTGCAAACAACTCCAGACCTTACCATTTTTTAAACGAAGAAGATTATAAAAAAATTGTAAAAGAGCTTGGATTAAAGATTGTAAACATTGAAACCTCATCTCATGTAGCTAAGTTTAAAGGGAAAAAAGGATTTGAGGATTATGTAAGGGGCTGGCTTCCTTTCTTAATCGACCTGCCTAAGTCCCTTCATGAGGAATTTCTAGAAGAAATTGGAAATAAGTCTCTTGAATTTGTTCCTCTAGACAGAGAAGGCTATGTTAATCATCCTTATCAAAAAATTCTTCTAATTTTAGAACATGGCTAA